A part of Patagioenas fasciata isolate bPatFas1 chromosome 30, bPatFas1.hap1, whole genome shotgun sequence genomic DNA contains:
- the LOC139825893 gene encoding olfactory receptor 14J1-like, producing MSNGSSITQFLLLAFTDTRELQLLHFWLFLGIYLAALLGNGLIITTIAWDQHLHTPMYFFLLNLSLLDLGSISTIVPRSMANSLWNTRVISFQGCAAQLFLFIFLITAEYCLLTIMSYDRYVAICKPLHYGTLLGSRACVHTAAAAWATGFLSALLHTANTFSLPLCKGNALDQFFCEIPQILKLSCSHSYLREAGLIVVSVCLAFGCFVFIVVSYVQIFRAVLRIPSEQGRHKAFSTCLPHLAVVSLFLSTDMFAHLKPPSISSPPLDLVVSVLYSVVPPAVNPLIYSMRNQELKDALRKLMAGLFLDSDKSPFLKAEQPQFPQPLLIRLTASLPNLLKGTKRRIHWLQVLARYNTSCWGAASPAAGIKEGEMEEKMDVDVMVEEQMEVDVMVEEEMMDVDEETEEEMEIDAEIEEAMDVDG from the exons ATGTCCAacggcagctccatcacccagttcctcctcctggcattcacagacacacgggagctgcagctcttgcacttctggctcttcctgggcatctacctggctgccctcctgggcaacggcctcatcatcaccaccatagcctgggaccagcacctccacacccccatgtacttcttcctgctcaacctctccctcctcgacctgggctctatctccaccattgtccccaggtccatggcaaattccctctgGAACACAAGGGTCATTTCCTTTCAAGGGTGTGCAGCACAGCTCTTTTTGTTTATCTTCCTGATCACAGCAGAATATtgtctgctcaccatcatgtcctacgaccgctacgttgccatctgcaaacccctgcactacgggaccctcctgggcagcagagcttgtgtccacacggcagcagctgcctgggccactgggtttctcagtgctctgctgcacacggccaatacattttcactgcccctgtgcaagggcaatgccctggaccagttcttctgtgaaatcccccagatcctcaagctctcctgctcacactcctacctcagggaagctgggcttattgtggtcagtgtctgtttagcatttgggtgttttgtgttcattgtggtgtcctatgtgcagatcttcagggccgtgctgaggatcccctctgagcagggacggcacaaagccttttccacctgcctccctcacctggccgtggtctccctgttcctcagcacagaCATGTTTGCCCATCTGAAGCCtccttccatctcctccccacccctggacctggtggtgtctgttctgtactcagtggtgcctccagcagtgaaccccctcatctacagcatgaggaaccaggagctcaaggatgccctgaggaaactgatggctggattatTTT tagacagcgataagtctccttttctcaaggctgaacagccccagttccctcaaccgctcctcataagactg ACCGCGTCACTCCCAAATCTGCTGAAGGGCACAAAGCGCAGGatccactggctgcaggtgctggctc GATACAACACCTCTTGCTGGGGAGCTGCAAGTCCGGCTGCTGGGATCaaggaaggagagatggaggAGAAGATGGACGTAGATGTGATGGTGGAAGAACAGATGGAGGTTGATGTgatggtggaggaagagatgatgGATGTGGACgaagagacagaggaagaaatggaGATAGATGCAGAGATCGAGGAGGCAATGGATGTGGATGGATAG
- the LOC139825894 gene encoding SUN domain-containing protein 3-like translates to MTLMLHKLQEQLYHLRWSTKDVAERALQEGLKQAKLPGFTGRVVQEIISQALEKLEKIQVPMDDYALKSAGAVTLYIQTSSKPHPVQIDKMGIGTCPGHPGNCWPFPGSQGHVFIKLSMPLIPRAVTMDHVSGTVFHGESISGAPKDFAVYGFKEEHEEQGMFLGQFTFLTRLQVLSNWGHPDYTCLYRFRVHGDPPKDGGDTAVSSVNKFH, encoded by the exons atgacgctaatg CTCCataagctccaggaacagctttatcacctgcgctggagcacaaaggatgtggctgagcgggctctgcaggaaggactgaagcaggcaaagctcccaggctttaccggacgg gttgttcaggagatcatcagtcaagccttggagaagctggagaaaatCCAGGTCCCGATGGATGATTACGCCCTCAAATCAGCAGGTGCAGTGACATTGTACATACAAACCAGTTCCAAACCGCATCCTGTCCAGATtgacaagatgggcattggaaCGTGCCCAGGG catcccggaaactgctggcccttcccagggagtcagggacacgtgttcatcaagctgtccatgccactcattcccagagccgtcaccatggaccatgtctcagggacagtGTTCCATGGAGAAAGTATCTCCGGAGCTCCAAAGGACTTTGCTGTCTAC ggcttcaaggaagaacatgAAGAGCAGGGAatgttcctgggacagttcactttcctgacA aggctgcaagtgctgagcaactggggccacccggactacacctgcctgtaCCGGTTCAGGGTGCACGGTGATCCGCCCAAAGACGGGGGAGACACGGCAGtttcatctgtcaataaattccattaa
- the LOC139825895 gene encoding olfactory receptor 14A16-like, giving the protein MSNSSSITQFLLLAFTDTRELQLLHFWLFLGIYLAALLGNGLIITTIACDRHLHTPMYFFLLNLSLLDLGSISTILPKSMANSLWNTRIISFQGCAAQLFLFIFLITAEYCLLTIMSYDRYVAICKPLHYGTLLGSRACVHMAAAAWATGFLTALLHTANTFSLPLCKGNALGQFFCEIPQILKLSCSHSYLREAGLIVISVCLAFGCFVFIVLSYVQIFRAVLRIPSEQGRHKAFSTCLPHLAVVSLFLCTGVFADLKPSSISSPSLDLVVSVLYSVVPPAVNPLIYSMRNQELKDALRKLMAGLFVNCCRLSLSYS; this is encoded by the exons atgtccaacagcagctccatcacccagttcctcctcctggcattcacagacacacgggagctgcagctcttgcacttctggctcttcctgggcatctacctggctgccctcctgggcaacggcctcatcatcaccaccatagcctgtgaccggcacctccacacccccatgtacttcttcctgctcaacctctccctcctcgacctgggctccatctccaccattctccctaagtccatggccaattccctctggaacacGAGGATCATTTCCTTTCAAGGGTGTGCAGCACAGCTCTTTTTGTTTATCTTCCTGATCACAGCAGAATATtgtctgctcaccatcatgtcctatgaccgctacgttgccatctgcaaacccctgcactacgggaccctcctgggcagcagagcttgtgtccacatggcagcagctgcctgggccactgggtttctcactgctctgctgcacacggccaatacattttcactgccactgtgcaagggcaatgccctgggccagttcttctgtgaaatcccccagatcctcaagctctcctgctcacactcctacctcagggaagctgggcttattgtgatcagtgtctgtttagcatttgggtgttttgttttcattgttctgtcctatgtgcagatcttcagggccgtgctgaggatcccctctgagcagggacggcacaaagccttttccacctgcctccctcacctggctgtggtctccctgttcctctgcactggtgtgtttgccGACCTGAAGCCctcttccatctcctccccatccctggacctggtggtgtctgttctgtactcagtggtgcctccagcagtgaaccccctcatctacagcatgaggaaccaggagctcaaggatgccctgaggaaactgatggctggattatT TGTTAATTGTTGCAGGCTCAGCCTGTcctact cgtaa